The Spirochaetaceae bacterium genome includes the window CCTGCCCTGGAGCGATGACATCACCGAGGTAAAGGCGCGCGGTATCGGCTGGGGGCACGCGCGCAGCCGCGACCTGGTGCACTGGCAGTTCCTGCCGCCGGCGCTGCTGCCGCGGCCGGAGGACGGCGCGCGCTCTCTCGCCTCCGGCAGTTCGTGGATCCGCACCGACGGCGTGCCGATGCTGTTCTACACCCACACGCCGGTCGGCTTCCCGGAGCGGAAGCGCGAGCCACGCGGCGCCCTGCCGGTCGACGACGAGTTGCGCGTCTGGCGCACGGTCGACCTGGGGCTCGCCCCCGGTAACAGCGGCGTGCCCGCGGACATCCCCGCCATCTGGGCCGACATCTACCTGTTCGGCCACGGCGACCGCGTGTTCGCCACCTTCAAGCAGAGCGACGGCCTGGTGTGCGAAGCACAGAACCGGGAGCTGACCGAATGGCGCGCGGTCGGGCATCTCGGTGGCACCGCATCGATCGCCGCGCACGAGGACGGCGTGGCCGGCGAGTGCCCCAACGTGTTCACCCTGCAGGGACGCTGCGTGCTGATTCGGTCCACCTACCCGATCAGCTACCTGCTCGGCGACTTCGATCCGGACGCGGTCGCCTTCATGCCCGCCGGTCCGCCGCGTATCCTGGACTACGGCTACGGCGGCGCCGTGCAGCCGGCCCTGCACTCGCGCGGCCTGTACGGTACCACCGCGTTCGTGGACCCCGGAGGCCGCACCATCCTGGCCGGCTGGGTGAGCGGCTTCGCCAAGGGGCGCGGCTGGAACGGCTGCATGTCGCTGCCGCGCGTACTGAGCATCGACGGCGGTCGCCTGATCCAGGCCCCGTTACCGGAGCTCGGCCTCCTGCGCCGCCGGCATACGCGCATCGAGCACCTGCACCTCGACGGCGGCGGCGCGCGGCCTGTCCCGGTGGTGCGCGGCAAGGCCCTCGAGATCGTCGCCGAGCTGGCTCCCCGCGATGCCGCGGCCTGCGGCTTGCGCGTGCGCTGCCGGGCCGACGGTTCAGGCGGCCTGGCGATCCGCTACACGCCCGGCACCCTGGACGTGGCCGGCACCCGCGTGCCGCTGCGGCTCGCCGCCGGCGACACGCTCCGGCTGCACCTGTTCCTGGACCACTCGGTGCTGGAGCTGTTCATCCAGCACGGGGCGGCAGCGGTCACCCGCGTAGACTACCCGCCCGAGGACGACGTCGCGGTGGCCCTGTTCGCCGACGGTGGCCCGGCGACGGCAATCTCGCTCGACGCCTGGGCGATCAACGCCATCTGGTAGCGCGCGCGGCTGGCCGGCCCGGGGAATAGCTGCACTACGCGTTCTCATTCTTGACAGCCGGGCCGGGTTGCGGCGATGGTTTGGGCGGTTCCGGCGGACGCCCGCAACAAGCGCGGGCCCGCGCGGTACCGATCATCACATACCATGAAGGTTGAGGAGAGAGAGATGGGAGAATCAGGAAGCATCACGTTGCCCCGCGAAGGCGTGGAGTCGTTGTTGGGTGCGGTCAGGAGAGTACGTTCGGCTTTCAATCCGGACACCACCGCGGTCAATGACGGCGCGCCGGGGCTGGCCGCCTTCGTCGACCGGCTCGACAGTTCCGCCGCGCGCCTGGAAGCGCTGCTGGAGCGTTCCGACCCGGCGTCGGGCAGCGTCGAGGTGGACCGCGACAACGCGGAGGTGGTGATGGCTGGGCTCAAGCGGTGGAGTGAGGCTTTCAACCCGGACCGAGCGGCGCTGAAGGAGGCCGCGCCGGGGCTGGCCGCATTTGCCGAGATCCTGGAGCAGAGCGCCAGGAACATCGAGGCCGCTCTGTAGCAACTCGCCCACACCGACCAACGCTCGCAGCCGGTCGCGATTCCGGCTGGCCGGCGGCGGCCCCTCCGGGACTGGCGCCGGCCGCTGCGCAGCGGTTGCAGAGCCGGGCTCGTTGCGGCTGCCCGTACGGGCTCGGCGGTCAGGCGCCGCGCTTCACCGAGATCGTCACCACTTCGGTCTTGCGGAACTTCTGATGGCGCACCGACGACGCGTAGTGGCGCAGCAGTCGCAACGAGCTGTCGGAGCCGGTGATCGATTGGTCCGGCTCGCCGAGAGTCGCGATCTCGTCTTCGATGTTGCCCCATCCGGAGCCGGCGACGAACTCCAGTTCCGCGAGATCGTGCGCAACGCGTGCCGACACCCGCAGGCGCCGGCGTAGCTGCGCTGCCTCGTCGGTGTCCGCGAACGGATCGTCTTCGCCCTTGAGCAGCAGGACCACTTCCTCGCAGGCGGCCCGCAACGGGTTCAAGGCACGCTCGCTCCAGCCGCGCCGCGACGCCAGGCTCACCACGAACTGATCCACGGCGGTAATCGCGGACCGGTCCAGGTCAACCGTACGCCGGCGCCGGCGCCAGGGCGGTTCCAGGATCAGCGACAGGATGATCGCCATGATGCCGCCCGCCGTCATGCCGTTGCCGAGCAGCAGCGCCCAGCGCCCGACCAGCAGCTCCGGAAAGATCCAGCCGTTCTGAAATCCCACCCCCACCCAGAACGAAATCCCGACGATCGCACTCTTGCGGTAGTCCAGCCCGGAGGCGACCGCGAGCCTCAGGCCCAGGGTGAACAACACCGCCGCCAGCGCCAGGGTGAAGGCGCCGGCGACCGGGCTGGGAATCGCCAACAGCAGGGCGACCAGTTTCGGGAAGAACGCCAGCACCACGAACGCCAGGCCCGCGAACACGCCCACGCGCCGCGCCGCCACGCCGGTGATCTCGGCCACGGCGACGCTGGTGGAATAGGTCGTGTTGGGCATGGTGCCGGCAAGGCCGGACAGCAGGCTGCCGACACCGTCGGCGGCCACGGCGCCCTGCACCCGGCGGTAGTCGGTCGCGCGCGGCTGGCGCCAGGAGATCCTCTGGATGGCGACCGCATCGCCCACCGTCTCGATGGCGCCGACCACGGCCGCGAAGCTGAACGATGGTATGAGCCAGAAATAGTGGCGCAGGGCAGCGAAGTCGAGCCCCGGCCACGCGGCAAAACGCGGTATCCCGATCCAGGCCGCGTCCATCACCCGCTGCACGTCGTAGATGCCGAATGCCGCTCCCACCACACACCCGCACAGCACGCCCACGACCGGAGCCCACACCCGCGCCAGGCCGCGGGTACGCAGGGTCAGGACCATCATCACCGCCAGCGTTGCGCCCCCGGCCAGCGGCGCCGCCGCGGCGGACGTGTCGGCTGGCGTCTGCGCGAACAGGTCGAAGATGACCGGCGCCAGCGTGACCGGGATCAGCATGATGACCGTGCTCGACACCGTGGGCGTGATCACCCGCCGCAGAGTGTACAGGCGGCGCGCGATCCTGAATTGCGCCAGCGACGACAGCACGACGAGGGTGGCGAGGAGTGCGGGGCCGCCCTCCACCAGGGCGGTGATCGACACGGCGATGAAGGCTCCGGACGGACCCATCACCAGGAGATGACCCGAGCCCAGCCGCGGGCGCCGCGCCGTCTGCAGCATCGTGGTCAGGCCGCTCACGATCAGGCCCGCAAACACCGCCCACGACAGGTAGGATGCCTCCAGGCCGGCGCTGCGCACCACGATCAGCACGGTGACCACCATGCTGGCGAGATACAGCGTGGCGTACTGCGCGGCCAGGCCGAGAGCGAGCAGGGGGCGCGGCTTCTCGTCCGGCTCGAAGCGGACGTCCTGCTCCGGGATGTTGTCCTGCGTCCGGTCTGCTGACATGCGACGACGGGTCGCACCGATCATAGCACAGTCGGCACGCACGTGAGCCGCCGCTACCGTTGCCCAATGCCCAACGGGCAGCGCAACTCGCGCCGCGTGACTCGCACACCGCAAGTGGCCGCACGTGCCATCGGTATTGCATTGTCCGGGCTTTTTTGCGACCATGATTGGGAAACCCGGTACAAAGAGGCAAGGAAGAGATGAGCGAGATAGACGGGGTCTGGGAACTGGAGATGGATACCATCCGCGGCAACGGGACCGCGCAGTTGAGCCTCAAGACCGACGGCGCTACCGCCGCCGGCACACTGGCCGGCGAAAAGCGCACGTTCGAGTTCGACAACGGCAGAGTGAAAGACAACGCGGTTCGGTGGGAGGCTAGCGTGAAGCTGCCGCTCCTGCGCGAGCGCAAGGTCACCTGCACGGCGATCGTCGACGGCGACACCATCAGCGGTACCATCGACGGGCCGCGGCAGCGACTGGCGACATTCAAGGGTTCGCGTTCCGAATAGGAGCAACGACAGCGACATGAACGTGCCGCACGTCCACGAACCGGTGGCGATCGTCGGATACAGCCACCGCATGCCCGGCGGCATCGTTTCCGACGACGACTTCTGGCGGTTGCTCAGCGAGCGCGAGATCGTACGGGAGCCGATCATCGACCGCTACGAGCGCGGCTTCCGGCCGATCGGGGAGTTCTCCGGGCCGGGACGGTTCGCGAGCCCGTACGAGGGGCTGATCCGCGACGACCGCGAAAAGCTGTTCGACCGCAGCCTGTTCGGCATGTCTCACAACGAGATGCTGACCGCCGACCCGCACGTGCGCATGCTCCTGACCTGTACCTGGGAGACGTGCGAACGCGCCGGCTGGGATCTGCACGCGCTGAGAAACAGCCCCACCGGGGTGTTCGTCGGCGCCCAGGTGCCGGCCACCTCCAACTGGCGGGCGCCGCTCGGCGCCAACGAGTTCTCCATTGCCAGCATCAGCCTGTCGATGCTGGCCAACCGCATCTCCTACCACTTCAACCTGATGGGCCCGTCGCTGGCATGCTGCTCGGCCTGTTCCGCCAGTCTGACCGCGCTGCACGAAGCGCTGAACGCGCTGCGGGCCGGGGACTGCGAGCAAGCCTTCGTCGGGTCGGCAAACTACCTGGGGTCGTCCCGTCAGAGCGCCGGCTTCAACGCCCTGGGCGTGATCAGTCCCGAGGGCAAGTGCCACTCCTTCGACGCCGACGCCAACGGCTACCTGCGTTCGGAGGGGGCGTTCGTGTTCGCGATCAAGCCGCTGGCGGCGGCCCAACGCGACGGCGATCCGATCCACGCGGTAGTGGAGGCGACCGCCGTGAACGCGGCCGGCGCCGCCGACGGCAGCGTCGGTCTGGCGCAGGGGCGCTACATCACCGCCCCCACCCGCCATGCGCAGATGGCGCTGATGCGGGAGGCGGCCGCCCGTGCCGGGCGTACGCCGGAGGAGTTCGACTACGTGGAGGCACATGCCACCGGCACCGTGGTCGGCGACCGCATCGAGGGCAACGCAATCGGCGAGGCGCTCGGCGGCTCCGAGCGCGCGGCGCCGCTGCGAGTGGCGGGCGTCAAGAGCAATGTCGGGCACATGGAAGCCGCGGCGTTCACCTGCGCCCTGCTCAAGGCGGTGCTGATGATGCAGCGGCGCACGTTCGCGCCGGTGTCCCGGAACCACCTGGTGCCCAACCCGGAGATCGACTTCGACGGGCTCGGCATGCAGGTGCAGACCGAGTGCGAACCGTTCCCGGATCATCCGGTGGTGGTCGGCATCAACTCGTTCGGCTTCGGCGGCTCCAACGGCCACTGCGTGGTGCGCGAGTACCGACCCGAGCAGCCGCGCACCTGGTCGGTACCGCTGGCGCCCGAGGCCGGCTGCCTGGTTCCGCTGTCGGCGCGCACCACCGGCGCCCTGGTGGCGAGCGCGCGCGGACTGAGCGCGGCGCTCGACACGCCGCCGGCCGACCTGTACACGCTGGCCGGCAACCTGAGTCGCCGCCGCACCCACTTCGCGGCGCGTGCGGCGTTCGCGGTGCACGGTTCCGAGCAACTGAAAGAGGCGCTCGACGCGTTCGTCGAGAACCCGGAGCCGGTGGCTACCGTGGACGAGGGCCGGCGCCGGCTGTTGATGGTGTTCACCGGCCAGGGCACGCAGTGGGCGGGCTGCGGGCGTGCGCTGTACGACGCCCACCCGGTGTTCCGGCGCGCAGTGGATGCCATCGAGGAGCACTGGCGCGAGCACGCCGACCACTCGCTGCGCACGGCCGCCTTCGAGGCACCGCGGGAGCAGCTCAACGAGTGCCGCCTGGCGCAGCCGGTCACCTTCATGCTGCAGTGCGCGCTCGTCGAGCTGTTCAAGACCTGGGGCGTGTACCCCGACTGCGTGGTCGGCCACAGCTCCGGCGAGGTGGCTGCCGCCTACGCCTCCGGGGCGCTGTCGCTGGCCGAGGCGACCCGCCTGGTGTACCACCGCGCCACCCTGCAGCAGCGCACCGCCGGCTCCGGGCGCATGCTGCCGATCGGCCTGGATCTGGCGGGGGTGGAGCGCCTGCTCGAGGAATTGGAGGTGCCCTTTCGGTTCGAGAACGGTGTGGCGCCGCCGGTGGAGATCGCCTGCGAGAACGCGCCTGCGAGCACCGTGATCTGCGGCAAGGAAAAGGCGTTGCAGCCGGTGGTGGAGGAACTGGAGCGGCGCAACCTGCAGCACCGCCTGCTGCCGGGCAACATTGCGTTCCACTCGGCGGCCATGGATCAGCTCGAGGAGGACGCCCACGAGGCGCTCTCCTTCCTCAACGACATCGCCTTCGACGCGGCGGTGCCGTTCGTCTCCTCGGTGACCGGCGAGCACACCGAGCGTCTCGACAACGCCTACTGGTGGACCAACATCCGCCGCCGCGTACGCTTTGCCGCCGCACTGGAGACCGCGGTGCGCGACTTCCGGCCCGACGTGGTGCTGGAGCTCGCACCCCACAGCGCCCTGCAGTCTTCCATCGTCCAATGCCTGGACGGGAATGGCTCGCGCGCAGTCTGCATCCCCACGCTGCGCCGCGATACCGATGTCTGCCTGGGCTTCCACGACGCGCTCGGCGCACTGTTCCGCGCCGGTGTCAAGCTGGACTTCGCGGCGCAGTACCCGCGGCCCGAGCCGATCACCCACCTGCTGCCCGGCTATCCGCGCGACGAGCAGACCGTCGCCGACGAGATGAGCGACGACGAGATGTTCCTGCAGGCCGGCGAGTACGCCCACGGCCCGCTGGTCGGCCACCGGGTGCCGTGCGACCACCTGCTGTTCGAGGCGCGGCTGTCGGAGCGTGACTTTCCCTGGCTGGCCGAGCACCGCGTGCACCACGCCTCGATCATGCCGGCCGCCGGCTACATCGAGTTGCTGCTGCAGGCGTTCGGCGGCGTGCCGCTGCACGTGGAGTCGCTCGAGTTCCTGCAGCCGTGTCCGATCCCGAAGACGCCGGTGCGGCTGCAGACCGAGCTGTTCCCGGTGACGGGCGCGCCCGACCGGTACACCTTCACCATCTCTTCGCGCACCTACGACCTGGACGCAAGGAGCGAATTGCACTCGCGCGGCACACTGCGCCTGGTGAGCGCCGACCATCCGGTAAACGTGCCGCGGCGGATTGCCGACGTCGACACCACCAACTTCGAGCCCTACTACTACGTGGGCGAGAGCGACTTTTACGACCGCATCGACGCCAGCCTGGGCGAGACCTTCCAGTATGGCCCCTACTTTCGCAACATCCAGCGCGTGCTGTGGGAGGACACTACCGCCAACTACCTGTTCGACGTCGAGATGAACGAGGAGTTGTGGGCGGACGGCCGCGAGGAGGGTTACGTCGCCAATCCCGCGCTGCTCGACGGCGGGCTGCAGATCTTCCTCTACCACCTGCTGCGCGCCACCGACATCTTCGCCATGCCGCGGCGCGCCGTGGGCGTGACGTTCCTGCGCCCGCCGACCGGACCGCGGCTGACCTGCTACGTGAAGAAGGATCCGGACTGGGCCGACATCAACGAGCAGGGCCAGTTCACGGAACGGCGCGGCGAACGCTCCGGGGGCAGCATCCGATTCTACGACGGCGACACCGGCGACCTGGTGC containing:
- a CDS encoding GH32 C-terminal domain-containing protein, producing MLVTDELTRRAMAAVAEAAPRAAADPARPVYHFLPPAQWMNDVHGAFHHRGWYHVFFQFLPWSDDITEVKARGIGWGHARSRDLVHWQFLPPALLPRPEDGARSLASGSSWIRTDGVPMLFYTHTPVGFPERKREPRGALPVDDELRVWRTVDLGLAPGNSGVPADIPAIWADIYLFGHGDRVFATFKQSDGLVCEAQNRELTEWRAVGHLGGTASIAAHEDGVAGECPNVFTLQGRCVLIRSTYPISYLLGDFDPDAVAFMPAGPPRILDYGYGGAVQPALHSRGLYGTTAFVDPGGRTILAGWVSGFAKGRGWNGCMSLPRVLSIDGGRLIQAPLPELGLLRRRHTRIEHLHLDGGGARPVPVVRGKALEIVAELAPRDAAACGLRVRCRADGSGGLAIRYTPGTLDVAGTRVPLRLAAGDTLRLHLFLDHSVLELFIQHGAAAVTRVDYPPEDDVAVALFADGGPATAISLDAWAINAIW